Proteins encoded in a region of the Cytobacillus pseudoceanisediminis genome:
- a CDS encoding CsbD family protein: MNKDQTNGNVDQLKGEFKKQYGKLTNNESKEAEGNMDKFKGQAQEKWGDAKEALSKTFSDRRD, encoded by the coding sequence AAAGACCAGACAAATGGAAATGTGGACCAATTAAAAGGCGAATTTAAAAAGCAATATGGCAAACTGACCAATAATGAATCCAAAGAAGCTGAAGGGAATATGGATAAATTCAAGGGACAGGCACAGGAAAAATGGGGAGATGCAAAGGAGGCACTCTCAAAGACTTTCAGTGATCGCAGAGATTAA
- the selB gene encoding selenocysteine-specific translation elongation factor, which produces MKRYFTIGMAGHIDHGKTTLTKALTNVDTDRLKEEKERQISIELGFAPLHEDEEIQISVVDVPGHERFIRQMIAGVAGIDLVILAVAADEGVMPQTREHLEILDFLGIRNGIVAITKIDRVDEEFTGLVKEEIIEELKGTVFEDVPFILTDSLSGKGIEELKQLIILTLKERDTRDAKGAFRLPIDQVFTVKGQGTVVRGTVYEGKVEEGQLLKIMPNGIETRARQLQVHHQPAKAAFAGQRAAINLSGVSKEDIERGEVLVSSGHFSVTKTIDVAVRMVGDLEHIVKQRMPIKCHIGTAEVMGKIVFFDRNDLSNSEGEILCQLPLEEEVVAKRGDRFILRRPSPQETIGGGWVIDPNGEKYRFGQKTIENLSRKKEGTPKDRIKTALSDDKVLTVSEITAKTSLDELTVKEILKEEDFLSINSKEFTLVAIKEAVEEEIADRLNEFHLENPMKQGANKAELLQAMQNKYPKMLVEFVLNAAIEKSAFQRKGQFLQNKGFYPHVPKSWQKRTDNLLADLKKDGYKVKPFDEYYASAGIPENLKGDLKRYLEDQEIVVPLDAQYYWHGDHFRKAVEELKKSTAAEFEVGNAKDVLGLSRKYMIPFLEKLDTLGMTRRAENKRIWI; this is translated from the coding sequence ATGAAAAGATACTTTACAATCGGTATGGCTGGCCATATCGATCATGGAAAAACTACATTGACTAAAGCATTAACAAACGTGGATACAGATAGGCTAAAAGAAGAAAAAGAAAGGCAAATATCCATAGAACTAGGATTTGCCCCTTTACATGAAGATGAGGAAATTCAAATTTCAGTAGTGGATGTACCGGGTCATGAACGTTTTATCAGGCAAATGATTGCAGGTGTTGCAGGTATTGATTTAGTCATCCTGGCTGTTGCAGCAGATGAAGGTGTTATGCCGCAAACAAGAGAACATCTGGAAATTCTTGATTTTCTGGGGATCCGAAATGGCATTGTCGCCATAACAAAAATTGATCGTGTGGACGAAGAGTTCACCGGCCTTGTAAAAGAAGAAATTATTGAGGAACTGAAAGGAACTGTTTTTGAAGATGTTCCATTTATTTTAACAGATAGCTTGTCAGGCAAAGGGATTGAAGAGTTAAAGCAGTTGATTATTCTTACGCTGAAAGAAAGGGACACACGGGATGCAAAAGGCGCATTCCGCCTTCCAATCGATCAGGTATTTACGGTGAAAGGCCAGGGAACCGTAGTCAGAGGAACTGTTTATGAAGGAAAAGTCGAAGAAGGACAGCTTCTGAAAATCATGCCAAATGGTATTGAGACCAGGGCACGCCAGCTGCAGGTACATCATCAGCCTGCAAAAGCGGCATTTGCAGGGCAAAGGGCAGCCATTAACCTTTCGGGTGTTTCGAAGGAGGATATTGAGCGGGGAGAGGTCCTTGTATCGTCTGGGCATTTCAGCGTCACGAAAACCATTGATGTGGCAGTAAGAATGGTGGGAGATTTAGAGCATATCGTCAAACAGAGAATGCCGATCAAATGCCATATTGGTACAGCTGAGGTCATGGGCAAAATCGTCTTTTTTGACCGTAATGATTTATCCAATTCAGAGGGAGAAATTCTCTGCCAGCTCCCTTTAGAAGAAGAAGTCGTCGCCAAAAGGGGAGACAGGTTCATTTTAAGACGGCCTAGTCCCCAGGAGACTATCGGCGGGGGCTGGGTTATAGATCCCAACGGGGAAAAATACCGGTTCGGCCAAAAAACCATTGAAAACTTAAGCCGGAAAAAAGAAGGGACACCGAAAGATCGCATAAAAACGGCGTTGTCAGATGATAAGGTACTTACGGTTTCAGAGATTACAGCAAAAACCTCACTGGATGAATTGACGGTTAAAGAAATACTTAAAGAAGAAGATTTTCTGAGTATTAACAGCAAGGAATTCACTTTAGTAGCCATCAAAGAGGCAGTAGAGGAAGAAATAGCTGACCGCCTGAATGAGTTCCACCTGGAAAATCCAATGAAGCAAGGGGCCAATAAAGCAGAATTGCTGCAGGCAATGCAGAATAAATATCCTAAAATGCTGGTTGAATTTGTTTTGAATGCAGCGATTGAAAAGAGCGCGTTCCAACGAAAAGGCCAGTTTTTACAGAATAAAGGTTTTTATCCGCATGTACCGAAAAGCTGGCAAAAACGCACTGACAATCTTCTTGCTGACTTAAAAAAAGATGGCTATAAAGTAAAGCCTTTCGATGAATATTATGCTTCTGCAGGAATCCCAGAGAATCTCAAAGGCGATTTAAAACGCTATTTAGAAGACCAGGAAATCGTCGTACCGCTAGATGCACAATACTATTGGCATGGTGATCATTTTAGAAAAGCAGTAGAAGAACTGAAAAAGAGCACAGCTGCTGAATTTGAAGTGGGCAATGCAAAGGATGTATTGGGTCTTTCCAGAAAGTATATGATTCCTTTTCTCGAAAAACTTGATACTTTGGGAATGACACGCAGAGCAGAAAATAAAAGAATATGGATTTAA
- the coaW gene encoding type II pantothenate kinase — protein MKPAKIGIDAGGSLLKMAFEEQGQIHYKSYPIDELYSSMNWLKMTAADAPIALTGGKAEYLQNEFFQNARIVPEFESCGMGASYLMKQDGLSYENFLFISIGTGTSISLNNGGSISRVTGSGIGGGTLMGLGRLLTGEGDFSKLVSLAASGKAENADLLVKDIYSPFDSPLDGSLTASNFGKIKDDQVSKEDKAASLTSMIAETIVLLSTQAADQHQIEYIIYIGSTLRHNAPLKHLLEKYTAMLGKKPVFIQNGAYCGALGAMLSL, from the coding sequence ATGAAACCTGCAAAAATAGGGATTGATGCTGGAGGTTCTCTGCTGAAAATGGCATTTGAAGAACAAGGTCAAATCCATTACAAAAGCTATCCGATTGATGAGCTGTACAGTTCAATGAATTGGCTGAAAATGACTGCTGCTGATGCGCCAATTGCCTTGACAGGCGGGAAGGCTGAATACCTTCAAAATGAGTTTTTTCAAAATGCCCGGATTGTTCCTGAATTTGAGTCTTGCGGTATGGGTGCATCCTATTTGATGAAGCAAGATGGATTATCCTATGAAAATTTTCTCTTCATAAGTATAGGCACAGGAACCTCGATTTCCCTAAACAACGGCGGGAGTATCTCAAGGGTGACTGGGAGCGGCATTGGCGGGGGCACGTTGATGGGACTGGGAAGATTGCTGACTGGTGAAGGTGACTTTTCCAAGCTCGTTTCGCTGGCTGCCAGCGGGAAAGCAGAGAATGCAGATTTATTGGTCAAAGATATTTATTCACCATTCGATTCACCGTTAGATGGAAGCCTAACTGCGAGCAATTTTGGGAAAATTAAGGATGATCAAGTAAGCAAGGAAGACAAAGCTGCCAGTTTAACCAGCATGATTGCTGAAACGATAGTACTCTTAAGCACTCAGGCTGCAGATCAGCACCAAATTGAATACATAATTTATATAGGAAGCACACTTCGGCATAATGCCCCGTTAAAGCACCTGTTAGAGAAATATACCGCCATGCTTGGCAAGAAACCTGTCTTTATTCAAAATGGGGCGTATTGTGGAGCATTAGGTGCGATGCTGTCCTTATAA
- a CDS encoding YwaF family protein — translation MSDVFSHDYKAFPFMSFSAPHIAMIVLFAAASALLFIFRKGLYRLDQKFRLYMFLLLFTLELLYHFWLYHGGKWDLSFTLPLQLCSISLVLCLLLLASKSKAVFQIVYYIGVTGAIMAILTPELFLGFPHFRYFQFFITHNLIVWTCLYFVFVHQFRPTGKGLFQSFIFLNLCAAAAFFANKLTGGNYMFLSRKPENTSLLDYFGPYPYYIITLEIAALMLFSLLLLPFKMIGKIKLERRNLHETCKNRD, via the coding sequence TTGTCCGATGTATTTTCTCATGATTATAAAGCTTTCCCTTTTATGTCTTTTTCCGCGCCTCATATTGCCATGATTGTGTTATTTGCAGCAGCATCAGCGCTTTTATTCATATTCAGAAAAGGGTTATACCGGCTTGATCAAAAATTCAGGCTGTATATGTTTCTGCTGCTTTTTACACTGGAGCTGCTTTACCATTTCTGGCTTTATCATGGCGGGAAATGGGATCTTTCCTTCACTCTGCCGCTCCAGCTTTGCTCCATAAGCTTAGTCCTTTGCTTGTTATTATTGGCATCAAAATCTAAGGCCGTCTTCCAGATTGTCTATTACATAGGCGTCACGGGGGCAATAATGGCCATTCTGACTCCTGAGCTGTTTTTAGGCTTTCCTCATTTTCGCTATTTTCAATTTTTTATTACTCATAATCTAATTGTTTGGACTTGCCTTTATTTCGTGTTTGTTCATCAATTCAGGCCAACAGGAAAGGGTCTGTTCCAATCTTTTATCTTCCTGAATCTCTGTGCAGCTGCGGCATTTTTCGCAAACAAGCTAACAGGAGGAAATTATATGTTCCTTTCCCGTAAGCCTGAGAATACTTCATTATTAGATTACTTCGGACCTTACCCTTATTACATAATAACACTGGAGATAGCGGCATTAATGCTGTTTTCATTATTGCTGCTGCCATTCAAAATGATTGGAAAAATAAAGCTGGAAAGGCGGAATCTGCATGAAACCTGCAAAAATAGGGATTGA
- a CDS encoding SET domain-containing protein yields the protein MIEIKTSAVSDGEHNRGVFATRDIKKGELIHEAPVLPYPNKEHQYIEKTALADYAFEYGKNHSAILLGYGMLFNHSYKPNAVYDINFDNHTFDFFAYRDIKAGEEVLINYNGEADNDDPLWFNK from the coding sequence ATGATCGAAATTAAGACATCAGCAGTAAGCGATGGCGAACATAATAGAGGAGTCTTTGCTACTCGTGATATTAAGAAGGGTGAACTGATTCATGAGGCTCCGGTCCTTCCTTATCCAAACAAAGAGCATCAGTATATTGAAAAAACGGCTCTGGCTGATTATGCATTTGAATACGGAAAAAATCACAGTGCCATTTTATTAGGCTATGGGATGCTTTTTAACCATTCCTACAAGCCAAATGCAGTATATGATATTAACTTTGACAATCATACCTTTGACTTTTTCGCTTATAGAGACATTAAAGCAGGTGAAGAGGTATTGATTAATTATAATGGGGAAGCTGATAATGATGATCCCCTTTGGTTTAATAAATAA
- a CDS encoding SbcC/MukB-like Walker B domain-containing protein: MYGENGEQKLLASNVRDVDEKIKEIMIIDSNQFRQILMIPQGEFRKLLTSESKDKEVILQRLFHTQIYKSIEEKLKEDATELKRTVEEQIKLRDQYFNQVQALYSEELKSCLEAGSVNDTLLMPLLAEEIKEMEAGLAELTEAGRKKKEQRDHLQQKLYEAEMVLKQLKTKEELMQRKEELEGLRGQYTAKENAIALAQKAALLNQQEQLCHELKKDLDAAHADLHELQKNIGTLETLLKEKQDKWESEKNREEERKQAAEQVNHLQNMKEDILSYAKVEKLVRSLEKNLEYLRLQKRQKDEAHQKADLQIKTLSEEKQDIEKSKLAQIENERNLEKLTDEIERLHKYEELHKEHQLSMNAFSNKRNYFDQTSSRLTDAKLLVEELEGKWLHGQASILANRLQNGEACPVCGSEHHPNPAVSPHDIPDEKDLKEAKKQAAQIEAEKAKAESAFYEAQSRMNSSESGLAELTAQIQKHRPDFKQESLLVLKNTLADQKKDLLKIHAELKKKSLRLENCTAELEKTQQRKEALAAEIDRLQDQINDAAILHAEKRSNLARMTDTIPENLRSIDAYESSLKTAAEKLEIMQRQLESSQQNYQDAKSALLAEQAKLETLQKQADKIEQKLAAERQNFVQRMKDQGFEVYGEYRDAKKSEDQIRQLEGEVREYREEVRSVHDRYAELGHLLEGIEKPDLDSLQLLLQETDDQLKLLQDQYTNLFMMKKQNKETMQKIEEINENMKALEERYKVIGHLYEISKGQNTYRITFERFVLAAFLDDILREANGRLSKMTSGRYMLLRKTDRSKGNAQSGLELLVFDQYTGQERHVKTLSGGESFKAALALALGLADVVQQYAGGVSLETMFIDEGFGTLDPESLDQAIEALIEIQSSGRLVGIISHVPELKERIDARLEVTASQTGSRTQFQFLN; this comes from the coding sequence ATGTATGGTGAAAATGGAGAGCAAAAGCTCCTGGCTTCAAATGTCAGGGATGTTGATGAAAAGATAAAAGAAATTATGATCATTGACAGCAATCAGTTCAGGCAAATTCTGATGATTCCCCAGGGAGAGTTCCGAAAGCTCCTAACTTCTGAAAGCAAGGATAAGGAAGTCATTCTTCAGCGGTTATTCCATACTCAAATATACAAAAGCATAGAAGAAAAACTAAAAGAAGATGCAACTGAATTAAAAAGAACGGTAGAAGAACAGATAAAACTGAGAGATCAGTATTTTAATCAGGTTCAGGCTTTATATAGCGAGGAGCTGAAATCCTGCCTCGAAGCAGGAAGTGTTAATGACACCCTGCTCATGCCGCTTCTTGCAGAGGAAATTAAGGAAATGGAAGCAGGCCTTGCTGAGCTGACAGAAGCAGGCAGGAAAAAGAAGGAACAGAGAGATCATCTTCAGCAAAAGCTCTATGAAGCTGAAATGGTACTCAAACAGCTGAAGACGAAAGAAGAGCTAATGCAAAGGAAAGAAGAGCTGGAGGGGCTTAGGGGCCAATATACTGCCAAAGAGAATGCCATTGCTCTTGCCCAGAAAGCAGCCCTGCTTAATCAGCAGGAGCAGCTCTGTCATGAACTGAAGAAAGATCTTGATGCAGCACATGCCGATCTTCATGAGCTTCAGAAAAATATAGGCACTCTTGAAACTCTCCTAAAAGAAAAGCAAGATAAATGGGAATCTGAAAAGAACCGCGAGGAAGAAAGAAAACAAGCTGCCGAACAGGTTAATCACCTGCAAAATATGAAAGAGGACATTCTCTCGTATGCAAAAGTGGAAAAGCTGGTCCGTTCTCTTGAAAAAAATCTTGAATACCTCCGGCTTCAAAAGAGACAGAAAGATGAAGCCCATCAAAAAGCTGATTTACAAATAAAAACACTTTCTGAAGAAAAGCAGGACATTGAAAAGAGTAAGCTTGCACAGATTGAGAATGAACGAAACCTGGAGAAACTGACAGACGAAATAGAACGGCTTCATAAATATGAAGAGCTGCATAAAGAGCATCAATTATCAATGAATGCCTTCAGCAATAAGAGAAATTATTTTGATCAGACTTCATCCAGGCTGACTGATGCCAAACTGCTTGTGGAAGAACTGGAGGGCAAGTGGCTTCATGGACAGGCATCGATCTTGGCAAACAGGCTGCAAAACGGGGAGGCATGTCCGGTCTGCGGCTCAGAACACCATCCAAATCCGGCTGTATCTCCGCATGATATTCCGGATGAAAAAGACCTAAAGGAAGCAAAAAAACAGGCAGCTCAAATTGAAGCCGAGAAAGCGAAAGCGGAGTCTGCTTTTTATGAAGCCCAGTCCCGCATGAATTCCAGCGAGAGTGGATTGGCTGAACTCACAGCCCAAATACAAAAACACCGTCCTGACTTTAAACAAGAAAGTTTGCTAGTGCTGAAAAATACTCTTGCCGATCAAAAGAAGGATCTTCTGAAAATTCATGCTGAACTGAAGAAGAAATCTTTAAGGCTGGAAAACTGTACTGCTGAGTTAGAAAAAACACAGCAGAGGAAAGAAGCTCTAGCTGCAGAAATTGACCGGCTGCAAGACCAAATAAATGACGCAGCCATTTTGCATGCGGAAAAGAGAAGCAACTTGGCGAGGATGACGGATACTATTCCTGAAAACCTGCGGTCTATTGATGCTTATGAGTCAAGTTTGAAAACTGCTGCTGAGAAACTTGAAATTATGCAAAGGCAGCTGGAATCATCCCAGCAGAATTATCAAGATGCAAAGTCGGCCCTCTTGGCAGAACAGGCAAAACTGGAGACACTTCAAAAGCAGGCTGATAAAATCGAGCAAAAGCTTGCAGCCGAAAGGCAGAATTTTGTGCAGCGCATGAAGGACCAGGGCTTTGAAGTCTACGGAGAATACCGTGATGCCAAAAAATCAGAGGATCAGATCAGGCAGCTTGAAGGTGAAGTAAGGGAATATCGGGAAGAAGTCCGTTCTGTTCATGATCGATACGCTGAGCTGGGGCACCTCTTGGAAGGGATTGAAAAACCTGACCTGGATAGCTTGCAGCTATTATTGCAGGAAACAGATGATCAATTGAAACTGCTGCAGGATCAATATACAAATCTGTTTATGATGAAAAAGCAAAATAAAGAGACTATGCAAAAAATCGAAGAAATAAATGAAAATATGAAAGCCCTGGAGGAAAGGTACAAAGTAATCGGGCACTTGTATGAAATTTCAAAAGGGCAGAACACTTACCGAATTACTTTTGAACGATTTGTCCTGGCGGCCTTTTTAGATGATATACTGAGGGAAGCCAACGGACGTTTATCAAAGATGACTAGCGGAAGATATATGCTGCTTCGAAAAACAGACCGGTCAAAGGGCAACGCACAAAGCGGCCTGGAATTGCTAGTGTTCGATCAATACACTGGACAGGAAAGGCATGTTAAAACTTTATCTGGCGGAGAAAGCTTTAAAGCCGCGCTCGCACTTGCTCTTGGTCTGGCGGACGTGGTGCAGCAATACGCAGGAGGGGTATCCCTTGAGACGATGTTCATTGATGAAGGATTTGGAACACTTGATCCCGAATCATTAGATCAGGCAATAGAAGCATTGATCGAAATCCAAAGCAGCGGAAGGCTTGTAGGCATCATCTCTCATGTTCCTGAGCTGAAGGAAAGAATTGATGCACGTCTGGAAGTAACAGCAAGCCAGACAGGAAGCCGTACACAGTTTCAATTTTTAAATTAG
- a CDS encoding AAA family ATPase: MKPLKLTMQAFGPYADSESIDFTELGNRTMFVISGKTGSGKTTIFDGISYAIYGKASGEDRNGPELRSQFAKNNTLTEISLEFILRNKRYYITRSPQQEKKKSAAMARRQ, encoded by the coding sequence ATGAAGCCATTAAAATTAACGATGCAGGCGTTCGGCCCCTACGCAGACAGTGAGAGCATTGATTTTACGGAACTTGGAAATCGGACCATGTTTGTCATCTCCGGAAAGACGGGTTCAGGTAAAACCACTATTTTTGACGGCATCAGCTATGCGATTTACGGAAAGGCGAGCGGGGAGGATCGAAATGGCCCCGAACTTCGAAGCCAGTTTGCGAAAAATAATACACTAACCGAGATTTCCCTCGAATTCATTTTAAGAAATAAAAGATATTATATTACTAGGTCTCCTCAGCAGGAAAAGAAAAAGAGCGCGGCGATGGCACGACGACAGTAA
- a CDS encoding exonuclease SbcCD subunit D: protein MKFIHTADWHLGKLVHGVYMTGDQRHFLHQFIDVVEEEKPDAVVIAGDLYDRSVPPTDAVELLNEILFKINVELNTPVVAIGGNHDSAERLSFGSSWYKQSKFYLSGKLVNDFRPIHINGVNFYLVPYAEPGMVRHLLDDDRVHSHDDAMKAIVNRIEEYLNPNEPNVLVGHAFVLGGATSDSERTLSVGGSGCVHSSSFDPFSYTALGHLHSPDAIKHDKIRYSGSLLKYSFSEAKQEKSISIIEMKENGEFDLRTRSLKPKKDLREIEGHLDELMDPAFYEKQNLDDYLKITLFDEGALLDPINKLRQVYPNVLHLERRIAVTDMKKSSFLSMKEEKKSELDLFKQFYEQMTTSEFTEDKQQVMTNVIEKVLREEALK, encoded by the coding sequence ATGAAATTTATCCATACCGCTGATTGGCATTTGGGCAAGCTGGTCCATGGTGTATATATGACCGGAGATCAGCGTCATTTTTTGCATCAATTTATTGATGTGGTAGAGGAAGAAAAGCCGGATGCAGTCGTTATTGCAGGAGACTTATATGACCGTTCCGTACCTCCGACTGATGCTGTAGAATTGCTGAATGAAATCCTTTTTAAAATAAATGTAGAGCTCAATACACCTGTGGTTGCCATAGGAGGAAACCATGACAGCGCTGAAAGGCTGTCCTTTGGTAGCTCCTGGTACAAACAAAGCAAGTTCTACCTGTCTGGAAAACTGGTAAATGATTTTAGGCCCATACATATTAATGGTGTGAACTTTTATCTGGTTCCGTATGCTGAACCCGGAATGGTCAGGCATTTGCTTGATGACGACCGTGTGCATTCCCATGATGATGCAATGAAGGCAATTGTGAACAGAATTGAAGAGTACCTGAATCCAAATGAACCGAACGTTCTTGTCGGACATGCTTTTGTTTTGGGCGGTGCTACCAGTGATTCGGAGAGGACCCTCTCTGTCGGAGGATCAGGCTGTGTCCATTCCAGCAGCTTTGATCCTTTCTCCTATACGGCACTTGGTCATTTGCATAGTCCTGATGCCATAAAGCATGACAAGATCCGCTATTCAGGCTCCCTATTAAAATATTCTTTTTCCGAAGCTAAACAGGAAAAATCCATTTCTATTATAGAAATGAAGGAGAATGGTGAATTTGACTTGCGTACTCGTTCATTAAAGCCTAAAAAAGACTTGAGAGAGATCGAAGGGCATCTGGATGAACTGATGGATCCAGCTTTCTATGAAAAACAGAACCTTGATGACTATCTGAAAATCACCCTTTTTGATGAAGGCGCATTGCTTGATCCGATTAATAAGCTGAGACAGGTCTACCCAAATGTTCTTCACCTTGAAAGAAGGATAGCCGTTACAGATATGAAAAAAAGCTCCTTCCTTTCGATGAAGGAAGAGAAAAAGTCGGAGCTTGATCTGTTTAAACAATTCTATGAACAAATGACCACTTCCGAATTTACAGAAGATAAACAGCAGGTTATGACCAATGTGATCGAAAAAGTGCTAAGGGAGGAGGCGCTGAAATGA
- a CDS encoding Na+/H+ antiporter NhaC family protein yields the protein MKNKGNPWALLPLLAFLLIFIGSGIATGDFNSIPIIVSVSATAGIGLAMNRKKPFMEKVEIFTKGAGHPDIILMSIIFILAGAFSGTAKGMGAVDSTVNLALSFIPQNLLMVGIFIIACFISLSMGTSMGTVVALAPIGVALSAETDISVALAMAAIIGGAMFGDNLSVISDTTIAAVRTQGTRMTDKFRVNFLIVLPAALLTALILGILTAGQESVVTSGDYSFLKVVPYLGVLAAALLGMNVILVLSGGILLAGLIGIADGSYTFVSFLQMVAEGMAGMQTLAIIAILIGGLVEIIRFNGGIDYLLHMATSKIKSRRGAEFGIASLVTLTNLSTANNTIAIIIAGPLAKKIADQYEIDPRKSASILDIFACFVQGTIPYGAQMLAASGLAAISPVSIMAYSIYPILIGICGVIAILINFPKLKKQ from the coding sequence ATGAAAAACAAGGGCAATCCCTGGGCATTATTGCCGCTTTTGGCTTTCCTTCTAATTTTTATTGGAAGCGGCATAGCAACAGGAGATTTCAATAGCATTCCAATCATTGTCAGTGTATCCGCTACAGCCGGAATAGGACTGGCAATGAACAGAAAAAAGCCATTCATGGAAAAAGTAGAGATATTCACTAAAGGGGCAGGTCATCCCGATATTATATTAATGTCCATCATTTTTATCCTGGCAGGGGCCTTTTCTGGTACAGCTAAAGGTATGGGTGCAGTTGATTCAACAGTGAACCTTGCACTCTCTTTTATCCCGCAGAATCTGCTTATGGTCGGAATTTTTATCATTGCATGCTTTATTTCATTATCAATGGGAACATCAATGGGGACAGTTGTAGCTCTCGCTCCAATTGGTGTAGCTCTTTCTGCGGAGACCGATATTTCCGTCGCATTGGCCATGGCAGCAATAATAGGCGGTGCCATGTTCGGGGATAATCTTTCCGTCATTTCTGATACGACCATTGCAGCGGTCAGGACACAAGGAACGAGAATGACCGATAAATTCCGTGTGAATTTCTTAATCGTCCTGCCTGCTGCATTGCTTACGGCTTTGATTCTTGGGATTTTAACAGCAGGTCAGGAAAGCGTGGTAACCAGCGGGGATTACAGCTTTTTGAAAGTAGTCCCTTATCTTGGCGTATTGGCTGCAGCTTTGCTTGGCATGAATGTCATTCTTGTCCTTAGCGGGGGTATCCTTCTTGCAGGGCTGATCGGAATTGCAGACGGCAGCTATACCTTTGTTTCATTCCTGCAAATGGTTGCTGAAGGAATGGCTGGTATGCAGACCCTTGCGATAATTGCCATCCTCATTGGCGGATTGGTTGAGATCATCCGATTTAATGGCGGAATCGATTACTTGCTTCACATGGCTACAAGCAAAATAAAATCTCGCAGGGGAGCTGAATTTGGTATTGCGTCACTTGTCACCCTGACAAATTTATCTACAGCCAATAACACAATTGCCATCATTATTGCAGGGCCGCTTGCCAAAAAAATTGCAGATCAATATGAGATTGACCCACGTAAATCAGCAAGTATTCTTGATATATTTGCCTGTTTTGTACAAGGGACTATCCCATATGGGGCACAGATGCTGGCTGCTTCCGGGCTCGCTGCCATTTCGCCGGTGAGCATCATGGCATATTCCATTTATCCAATATTAATTGGCATTTGCGGTGTTATAGCCATTTTGATTAACTTCCCTAAGCTAAAAAAGCAATAG
- a CDS encoding DUF421 domain-containing protein: protein MDFLWESVLLIFSGVLLLRVAGRKSISQMTLAQTVVMISIGTIIIQPIIETSVWKTIVAAAILIGSLILMEYLQVKFNFIEKFITGKSKIVIEDGKLKTANMRKLRFTADQLEMRLRTNGITKISDVKMATLEPNGQLGYELMNDAKPLTVGEFKRLIGEMILQSPVQPAPQASGDIFQELKKGHSPPNSKDLH, encoded by the coding sequence ATGGATTTTTTATGGGAATCAGTCCTTTTAATTTTTTCAGGGGTATTGCTTTTACGTGTGGCCGGAAGAAAATCCATTTCGCAAATGACATTAGCTCAAACAGTTGTGATGATTTCAATAGGTACCATTATCATTCAGCCGATCATTGAGACAAGTGTTTGGAAAACGATTGTGGCAGCAGCTATCTTAATCGGATCATTAATATTAATGGAATATCTGCAGGTAAAGTTTAATTTTATTGAAAAATTTATAACGGGCAAATCCAAAATTGTGATTGAGGATGGGAAGCTAAAAACAGCAAATATGAGGAAGCTGCGCTTTACAGCTGATCAGCTGGAAATGAGGCTTAGAACCAACGGAATCACAAAAATTTCAGATGTCAAAATGGCTACGCTTGAACCGAATGGACAGCTTGGGTATGAGTTAATGAATGATGCGAAGCCTTTGACTGTTGGAGAATTTAAAAGGCTGATAGGAGAAATGATTTTGCAGTCACCCGTTCAGCCTGCACCACAAGCATCAGGTGATATATTTCAGGAGCTGAAAAAGGGGCATTCCCCGCCAAATTCAAAAGATCTGCACTAA
- a CDS encoding cold-shock protein, translating to MKNGKVKWFNAEKGFGFIEGEDGNDVFVHYSAIQSEGFKSLEEGQEVSFEVVEGARGPQAANVTKL from the coding sequence ATGAAAAACGGTAAAGTAAAATGGTTCAATGCTGAAAAAGGTTTCGGATTCATCGAAGGTGAAGACGGAAACGACGTATTCGTACATTACTCTGCTATCCAATCTGAAGGTTTCAAATCTTTAGAAGAAGGCCAAGAAGTTTCTTTCGAAGTTGTTGAAGGTGCACGCGGACCTCAAGCAGCTAACGTAACTAAACTATAA
- a CDS encoding phage holin family protein, which produces MNGLNLLDFLNQNYYMLVPALWVIGYALKQTPKIPDWSIVWILVIISVSAGSLALGFSFEGLLNGIVAAGVAVLGHQMMKQTIEGAYSNKKN; this is translated from the coding sequence GTGAATGGATTGAACTTACTGGATTTTTTAAACCAGAATTATTACATGCTGGTCCCGGCCTTGTGGGTAATTGGGTATGCATTGAAACAGACACCAAAAATTCCTGATTGGTCCATCGTATGGATTCTTGTAATCATTTCTGTTTCCGCAGGCAGCCTGGCATTAGGCTTTTCTTTTGAAGGGCTCCTTAACGGAATCGTTGCAGCAGGCGTTGCGGTGCTTGGACATCAAATGATGAAACAGACTATAGAAGGTGCATACAGCAATAAAAAGAATTAG